In Ovis canadensis isolate MfBH-ARS-UI-01 breed Bighorn chromosome 11, ARS-UI_OviCan_v2, whole genome shotgun sequence, one genomic interval encodes:
- the CAMKK1 gene encoding calcium/calmodulin-dependent protein kinase kinase 1 yields the protein MEGGPAVCCQDPRAELVERVAAIDVTHLEETDGSPEPPRNCVDPPSRTRAASVIPSGPSRHPAVRPSLSTRKFSLQERPAGSCLQAQAGPYATGPASHISPRAWRRPTIESHRVAISDAEDCIQLNQYKLQSEIGKGAYGVVRLAYNESEDRHYAMKVLSKKKLLKQYGFPRRPPPRGSQAAQGGPAKQLLPLERVYQEIAILKKLDHVNVVKLIEVLDDPAEDNLYLVFDLLRKGPVMEVPCDKPFPEEQARLYLRDIILGLEYLHYQKIIHRDIKPSNLLLGDDGHVKIADFGVSNQFEGNDARLSSTAGTPAFMAPEAISDSGQSFSGKALDVWATGVTLYCFVYGKCPFIDDYILALHRKIKNEAVVFPEEPKVSEELKDLILKMLDKNPETRIGVPDIKLHPWVTKNGEEPLPSEEEHCSMVEVTEEEVKNSVRLIPSWTTVILVKSMLRKRSFGNPFEPQARREERSMSAPGSLLSKDGFGEGGKSPELPGVQEDEAAS from the exons ATGGAGGGGGGCCCGGCGGTCTGCTGCCAGGACCCTCGGGCTGAGTTGGTGGAGCGAGTGGCAGCCATTGATGTGACCCACTTGGAGGAGACGGATGGCAGCCCGGAGCCTCCCAGGAACTGTGTGGACCCTCCGTCACGGACCAGAGCAGCCTCCGTGATCCCCAGCGGTCCTTCAAGACACCCTGCAGTCCGGCCCAGCCTCTCGACAAGGAAGTTCTCCCTGCAGGAACGGCCAGCGGGGAGCTGCCTGCAGGCCCAGGCTGGGCCTTATGCCACAGGGCCTGCCAGTCACATCTCCCCGCGGGCCTGGCGCAGGCCCACCATTGAGTCCCACCGCGTGGCCATCTCGGACGCAGAG GACTGCATACAGCTGAACCAGTACAAACTGCAGAGTGAGATTGGCAAG GGTGCCTACGGCGTGGTGAGGCTGGCCTACAACGAAAGTGAAGACAGGCACTAT gCCATGAAAGTTCTTTCCAAGAAGAAGTTACTGAAGCAGTATGGCTTCCCAC GTCGGCCTCCCCCCAGAGGGTCCCAGGCTGCCCAGGGAGGCCCAGCCaagcagctgctgcccctggagcGGGTGTACCAGGAGATTGCCATTCTGAAGAAGCTGGACCACGTGAATGTGGTCAAGCTGATCGAG GTCTTGGATGACCCAGCTGAGGACAATCTCTATTTGG tgtttgACCTCCTGAGAAAGGG GCCAGTCATGGAAGTACCCTGCGACAAGCCCTTCCCCGAGGAGCAAGCTCGCCTCTACCTGAGGGACATCATCCTGGGCCTTGAGTACT TGCACTACCAGAAGATCATCCACAGGGACATCAAGCCGTCCAACCTGCTGCTGGGCGACGACGGGCACGTGAAGATTGCTGACTTCGGCGTCAGCAACCAGTTCGAGGGGAACGACGCTCGGCTGTCCAGCACGGCTGGGACCCCAGCGTTCATGGCCCCCGAGGCCATTTCTGACTCCGGCCAAAGCTTCAGTGGAAAG GCCTTGGACGTGTGGGCTACAGGGGTCACGCTGTACTGCTTCGTCTATGGGAAG TGCCCGTTCATCGACGATTACATCCTGGCCCTGCACCGCAAGATCAAGAACGAGGCCGTCGTGTTCCCTGAGGA gCCAAAGGTCAGCGAAGAGCTCAAGGACTTAATCCTGAAGATGCTAGACAAGAACCCTGAAACGAGAATTGGGGTGCCAGACATCAAG TTGCACCCCTGGGTGACCAAGAATGGGGAGGAGCCCCTTCCCTCGGAGGAGGAGCACTGCAGCATGGTGGAGGTGACGGAGGAGGAGGTGAAGAACTCGGTCAGGCTCATACCCAGCTGGACCACAGTG ATCCTGGTTAAGTCCATGCTGAGAAAGCGTTCCTTTGGCAACCCATTCGAGCCCCAGGCACGGAGGGAAGAGCGATCCATGTCCGCCCCAGGAAGCTTACTGTC GAAAGACGGGTTTGGCGAAGGAGGCAAAAGCCCAGAGCTGCCCGGCGTCCAAGAAGACGAGGCTGCGTCCTGA